A window of the Pseudoliparis swirei isolate HS2019 ecotype Mariana Trench chromosome 13, NWPU_hadal_v1, whole genome shotgun sequence genome harbors these coding sequences:
- the slc4a1b gene encoding solute carrier family 4 member 1b (Diego blood group), with the protein MKNLKEETGRWTGCEESLDPRAGPWASSSISSLTFKSLVQLRRTMNTGVTIFNCEERTLSGIAEKMVAEMVKKKEIGPGDREGVLKSLLQNRSQSDDPESQVLTDGVELQMFSVKDRREESDRVEASMVLVGSLDFLERPTVAFVRLKDAAELDSAMEAPAPVRFIFALVGPSKTDMDYRETGRAMAALLADKVFNQAAFRATSPRELTDAVADFMDCSIVIPPTEIQDEATLSSIISFQKKILQDRIQSSDPSVRQDSKPRRGVCLVVEIHSDTHKHTLNCSPLLVSFSSSPPPEDPLSRTGRPFGGMMRDIKRRYRYYKSDITDALNAQVIAAVIFIYFAALTPAVTFGGLLADKVDNMMGVSELLISTSVQGIIFCFVAAQPVLVIGFSGPLLIFEEAFFAFCKSQDIEYIVGRVWVGVWLVIIVVIIVAFEGSFLVRFISRFTQEIFSILISLIFIYETFARLGRTFKAHPLIRNYDHLNASLENPWHPKVEEVVMYDNNTGNTTVIVNTFKPGYPNTALLSMCLMLGCFFIAFFLRQFKNGTFLPGKVRRLLGDFGVPIAIFLMIVMDYAIDDTYTQKLVVPKGLMVSNPSKRGWLINPFGEHKAFPVWVMFGCCVPALLVFILIFLESQITTLIVSTPERKMIKGSGFHFDLLLLVCMGGLSAIFGVPWLSAATVRSVTHANALTVMSKGPKPVIEKVVEQRVSGILVALLVGLSILMEPILKMIPISALFGIFLYMGVTSLNGIQLWDRILLLFIPKKYHPNEPYATRVSTGRMHLFTAIQLVCLAILWIAKSSPVSLALPFILILTIPLRMFMTGRFFTELEMKCLDAEDAKVTFEEEPGQDVYCESQMPL; encoded by the exons ATGAAGAACCTGAAAGAGGAGACGGGCCGATGGACGGGCTGCGAGGAGAGCCTGGACCCTCGGGCCGGGCCGTGGGCGTCCTCGAgcatctcctccctcaccttcaAGAGCCTCGTCCAGCTCCGACGCACCATGAACACAG GTGTGACCATTTTCAACTGTGAAGAGCGAACCCTGTCCGGCATCGCAGAGAAGATGGTCGCTGAGATGGTCAAAAAGAAGGAGATCGGACCCGGGGACCGGGAGGGAGTGCTGAAATCTCTGCTTCAAAATCGCAG ccaatcagacgaCCCGGAGAGCCAAGTCCTGACTGATGGGGTGGAGCTGCAGATGTTTTCAGTCAAGGACAGA AGGGAAGAATCTGACCGTGTCGAGGCCTCCATGGTGCTCGTAG GATCCTTGGACTTTCTCGAAAGGCCTACAGTCGCGTTTGTGCGCCTGAAGGATGCTGCGGAGCTGGACTCTGCCATGGAGGCCCCGGCGCCCGTACGATTCATCTTTGCTCTGGTCGGCCCGAGCAAGACCGACATGGACTACCGCGAGACCGGCCGGGCTATGGCAGCACTGCTGGCTGACAAA GTGTTCAATCAGGCGGCGTTTCGGGCAACGAGCCCCCGGGAACTGACGGACGCCGTGGCCGACTTCATGGACTGCAGCATTGTGATCCCGCCCACGGAGATCCAGGATGAAGCGACGCTCAGCTCCATTATCAGCTTTCAGAAGAAAATACTGCAGGACAGGATCcagtcctctgacccctccgtCCGGCAAGACTCCAAACCTCGCAGGGGTGTGTGCC TGGTGGTAGAAATACACTctgacacacataaacacactttaAATTGTTCCCCCCTCCTAGTTTCCTTCTCTTCTAGCCCCCCACCTGAAGACCCCCTGTCCCGCACTGGTCGCCCTTTCGGTGGTATGATGCGAGACATAAAGAGACGCTACCGATACTACAAGAGCGACATCACCGATGCTCTGAACGCCCAGGTCATTGCTGCCGTCATTTTCATCTACTTTGCCGCCCTGACTCCCGCCGTCACTTTCGGAGGGCTGCTCG CTGATAAGGTGGACAACATGATGGGCGTCTCAGAGCTCCTCATCTCCACGAGCGTTCAGGGGATCATCTTCTGCTTCGTCGCCGCTCAGCCCGTCCTGGTCATCGgtttctctggtcctctgttAATATTTGAGGAAGCCTTCTTCGCT TTCTGCAAGTCCCAGGACATTGAGTATATTGTTGGCAGAGTGTGGGTCGGCGTGTGGCTGGTCATCATTGTGGTCATCATTGTGGCCTTTGAGGGAAGCTTCCTGGTGCGTTTCATCTCCCGTTTCACGCAAGAAATCTTCTCCATCCTCATTTCCCTCATCTTCATCTATGAAACCTTTGCCAGGCTAGGGAGG ACTTTTAAGGCTCATCCACTGATTCGGAATTATGATCATCTGAATGCAAGTCTCGAAAATCCCTGGCATCCAAAGGTGGAAGAGGTGGTCATGTATGACAACAATACCGGCAACACGACAGTTATTGTCAACACGTTTAAGCCGGGTTACCCCAACACGGCGCTGCTCTCCATGTGCCTCATGTTAGGCTGCTTCTTCATCGCTTTCTTTCTGCGTCAGTTCAAAAACGGCACTTTTCTTCCTGGAAAG GTCAGGCGTTTGCTTGGTGACTTTGGTGTGCCTATTGCCATTTTCCTCATGATTGTCATGGACTACGCCATTGATGATACCTACACTCAG AAACTGGTGGTTCCCAAAGGTCTGATGGTGTCCAATCCATCCAAAAGAGGCTGGCTCATCAACCCCTTCGGAGAGCACAAGGCTTTCCCCGTGTGGGTGATGTTCGGATGCTGTGTCCCGGCCCTGCTCGTCTTCATTCTGATCTTTCTGGAGTCTCAGATCACAAC tctgattGTGAGTACGCCGGAGAGGAAGATGATCAAAGGCTCAGGGTTCCACTTTGACTTGCTGCTTCTAGTCTGCATGGGAGGGCTCAGTGCAATATTTGGGGTGCCGTGGCTCAGCGCTGCCACGGTGCGATCTGTCACCCACGCCAACGCTCTCACCGTCATGAGCAAAGGTCCAAAACCTGTGATTGAGAAGGTGGTGGAGCAGAGGGTCAGTGGCATTCTGGTGGCGTTGCTAGTTG GTCTGTCAATCCTGATGGAGCCGATCCTCAAGATGATTCCCATATCGGCCTTGTTTGGGATCTTTCTCTACATGGGCGTCACCTCACTCAATGGCATCCAGCTGTGGGATCGCATACTGCTTCTGTTCATCCCTAAAAAATACCACCCTAATGAACCCTACGCCACCAGA GTGAGCACAGGACGAATGCACCTGTTCACGGCCATCCAGTTAGTGTGCCTTGCGATTTTGTGGATTGCTAAATCCAGTCCAGTATCCCTCGCACTTCCCTTCATTCTCATCCTCACCATTCCTCTACGCATGTTTATGACTGGCCGTTTCTTCACTGAACTGGAAATGAAATGT TTGGATGCTGAAGACGCCAAAGTGACATTCGAGGAGGAGCCGGGGCAGGACGTATACTGTGAATCTCAGATGCCATTGTAG